In a genomic window of Erigeron canadensis isolate Cc75 chromosome 5, C_canadensis_v1, whole genome shotgun sequence:
- the LOC122601662 gene encoding probable leucine-rich repeat receptor-like protein kinase At1g35710 — protein sequence MLSKTNATDDFNITSLERKALLATKWWPGHLNASYHCKRWSGIRCNEAGSVVSIEIDDRIYGSSDEGPHDLRSLDFSAFPNLGSLVIRNFRLEGSIPEEIGLLSNLTELSLSWNRLTGTLPVSLTNLTLLEHLDLDGNDFTGMLPVSLANLTHLEHLDLSGNNFSGNIPVSLTNLTHLRYLYLSGNNFSGNIPVSLTNLAHLRYLYLSGNNFSGNIPVSLTNLAHLEILNLFNNNFSGNLPVSLNNLTHLRYLALGKNSFSGNIPVSLANLTHLEYLYLGGNQLIGPIPPSFGSMVDLTVLDLSTNHLNASIPQELSNLQHLQKLDLGDNFLDGPLSIISFRNLSELIFLNLGMNRISGPIPIGLANLTYLDSLDLNHNNLEGPLPQESEKLSKLLNLDLSFNHLSGNILKFQNPCNLQHLDLSKNLLTGAITTLSFCHFLDYVDLSSNNLVGEVPFLDLKYYFTHINLSNNHLTGIFPNNLQNQYVDIDLSNNDFTTGNFTRGNFTSGNITSIDFTGKSAHKSNKHIVYMGIFLPLFFGTSILIFCYVLYRRKKTPTNKTHIELIKHGDVCTILNYDGTIAYEDFITATEDFDLKYCIGTGGYGSVYEAKLPSGRVFALKKLHRFEAEQPAFDQSFKNEVQVLTNLRHKNIVKLYGFCLHNKCNFLVYEYMEKGSLFCALSNSQFAIQLDWIKRVNIVKQVAHALAYMHHDCIPPIIHRDISSNNILLNSEMEGFVADFGAARLLDCDSSNQTVVAGTLGYIAPELAYSMIVTEKCDVYSFGVVALEAICGKHPGDLLSSLNRSTGQDILLDDLLDPRLTYPTDQLIRTEIARVFQVAWACILTDQKSRPTMKTISQEFSR from the exons ATGTTATCCAAAACAAATGCTACTGATGATTTTAACATTACTTCGTTAGAGAGAAAAGCTTTGCTTGCAACTAAATGGTGGCCGGGGCATTTAAATGCTTCATATCATTGTAAACGTTGGTCTGGAATCAGATGCAATGAAGCAGGAAGTGTAGTTTCTATAGAGATCGACGACCGCATTTATGGTTCCTCTGATGAAGGTCCACATGATCTGCGAAGCCTCGACTTTTCTGCATTTCCGAACCTCGGTAGCCTTGTCATTCGAAACTTTAGGCTTGAAGGAAGCATTCCAGAGGAGATTGGTTTGCTATCAAATCTGACTGAACTATCACTTTCTTGGAATCGCCTCACTGGTACGTTACCTGTTTCACTCACCAATCTCACCCTTTTAGAACACCTCGATCTTGATGGTAACGATTTCACTGGTATGTTACCTGTTTCACTCGCCAATCTCACCCATTTAGAACACCTCGATCTTTCTGGTAACAATTTCAGTGGTAACATACCCGTTTCACTCACCAATCTCACCCATTTAAGATACCTTTATCTTTCTGGTAACAATTTCAGTGGTAACATACCCGTTTCACTCACCAATCTCGCCCATTTAAGATACCTTTATCTTTCTGGTAACAATTTCAGTGGTAACATACCCGTTTCACTCACCAATCTCGCCCATTTAGAAATCCTTAATCTTTTTAACAACAATTTCAGTGGTAACTTACCTGTTTCACTGAACAATCTCACCCATTTAAGATACCTTGCTCTTGGTAAGAACAGTTTCAGTGGTAACATACCTGTTTCACTCGCCAATCTCACCCATTTAGAATACCTTTATCTCGGTGGAAACCAACTTATTGGTCCAATCCCACCATCTTTTGGTTCCATGGTAGATCTCACAGTCCTTGACTTGAGCACAAATCACTTGAATGCATCTATCCCACAGGAACTAAGTAACTTGCAACATCTACAAAAGCTGGATCTGGGCGATAACTTTCTGGATGGCCCACTCTCAATTATAAGTTTTCGTAATCTTAGCgaactaatatttttaaacCTCGGCATGAACCGCATCAGTGGCCCCATCCCTATAGGATTAGCAAATTTGACCTACTTAGATTCTCTCGACCTTAATCATAACAATCTTGAGGGTCCTCTTCCTCAAGAATCTGAAAAGCTGTCAAAACTTCTAAATCTCGATCTTTCATTCAACCATTTGTCGGGAAACATATTGAAGTTTCAAAATCCATGTAATCTGCAGCATTTAGACCTATCTAAGAATCTTTTGACTGGGGCCATCACAACACTAAGTTTTTGCCATTTTTTGGACTATGTGGACCTTAGTAGTAATAATTTAGTAGGAGAGGTACCGTTTTTagatttaaaatattatttcacACACATTAATCTTTCTAACAATCATCTGACTGGGATCTTTCCTAATAACCTACAAAACCAGTATGTAGATATTGACTTATCAAACAATGACTTCACTACCGGTAACTTCACTAGAGGTAACTTCACTAGCGGTAACATCACTAGCATAGACTTCACTGGAAAATCTGCCCACAAAAGCAACAAACACATTGTCTATATGGGTATTTTTCTTCCTCTCTTCTTTGGAACTTCCATCTTAATATTTTGTTATGTGCTTTACCGTCGTAAAAAGACCCCAACAAATAAAACTCATATTGAATTGATAAAACACGGAGATGTGTGCACAATATTGAACTACGATGGAACAATTGCATATGAAGACTTCATCACGGCTACGGAGGACTTTGACCTCAAATACTGCATTGGAACCGGTGGATATGGCAGTGTTTATGAAGCCAAACTGCCCAGTGGTAGGGTATTTGCTTTGAAAAAACTCCATCGGTTTGAAGCAGAGCAACCCGCATTTGACCAAAGTTTTAAGAATGAGGTCCAAGTACTAACCAACCTAAGGCACAAAAACATTGTCAAACTGTATGGTTTTTGTTTGCATAACAAATGCAACTTCCTTGTTTATGAATATATGGAAAAGGGTAGCCTGTTTTGCGCTCTGAGTAACAGTCAATTTGCCATCCAGTTGGATTGGATCAAGAGGGTGAACATTGTCAAACAGGTAGCTCATGCCTTGGcatatatgcatcatgattgtatACCACCAATCATTCATAGAGACATATCAAGCAACAACATTCTCTTGAACTCCGAGATGGAAGGATTTGTTGCCGATTTTGGAGCAGCACGATTGCTTGACTGTGATTCGTCCAACCAAACAGTTGTAGCAGGAACCTTGGGATATATTGCTCCAG AACTTGCGTATAGCATGATTGTGACAGAGAAATGTGACGTGTATAGCTTTGGGGTGGTGGCACTTGAAGCAATTTGCGGAAAGCATCCAGGGGACCTCCTGTCATCTTTAAACCGTTCTACTGGGCAAGATATATTATTAGACGATCTATTGGACCCGCGATTGACTTACCCAACTGACCAGCTGATCCGAACGGAAATTGCTCGTGTTTTTCAAGTAGCATGGGCATGCATTCTCACAGATCAAAAGTCACGGCCCACAATGAAAACCATTTCACAAGAATTTTCACGTTAA
- the LOC122601665 gene encoding uncharacterized protein LOC122601665 has protein sequence MNKFPKQNEVRQMIRENQLCACAILVTHVSRDQLNKLCGSVFQSWSWNSNASLCIKGARIVLGWNPDVVDVMMISQIDQVMHTQFVFKADRRSFFCSFVYAHNKYIDRRELWKNLVVHKQFVKNKPWSIMGDFNATLNLEDKALGMSSLDIAMREFRDCIETIEVVDVNSVGLHFTWNQKPKGMDDQLKKIDRVLANVEFMDIFMGATAIFQPYRVSDHTPSVLRIPMKIKFRPKPFKISNLLLHNEKFWDTVSTTWKEVIIGHHSFILVKKLKALKSPLRKLLYSHGNIHTNVSKLRVELDEVQKALDKEPHNQMLKEEEAAYLHAFNDALLTEEHFLKQKAKVEWLKVGDSNSAYFHKVVKSRVQRRRIDVIMDPNGNLLDGDGLITAFLNHYELFLGRAGRVTPLNHENLFNKKLSTEVADHMIIPVEDDEVKDVIFAMGNDKSL, from the coding sequence ATGAATAAGTTCCCAAAACAGAATGAGGTTAGACAGATGATTAGAGAAAACCAGTTATGTGCTTGTGCAATTCTTGTAACACATGTATCTCGTGATCAACTCAATAAGCTTTGTGGTTCGGTGTTTCAGTCCTGGTCTTGGAACTCGAATGCATCACTATGTATTAAAGGCGCTAGAATTGTACTAGGATGGAATCCTGATGTCGTGGATGTAATGATGATTAGTCAGATCGATCAGGTTATGCATACTCAATTTGTTTTTAAAGCAGACAGGAGGTCTTTCTTCTGTTCCTTTGTTTATGCACATAACAAGTATATTGACCGACGTGAACTTTGGAAGAATCTGGTGGTTCATAAGCAATTTGTTAAGAACAAGCCTTGGAGCATTATGGGTGATTTTAATGCCACTTTAAACTTGGAAGATAAGGCTTTAGGAATGTCATCTTTAGATATTGCTATGAGAGAATTTCGAGATTGTATCGAAACAATTGAAGTGGTTGATGTTAACAGTGTGGGGCTTCACTTTACATGGAATCAGAAGCCAAAAGGAATGGATGACCAACTTAAAAAGATAGATCGGGTTTTAGCTAATGTGGAGTTTATGGATATTTTTATGGGTGCTACGGCTATTTTCCAGCCATACCGGGTTTCTGATCATACCCCATCTGTCCTGCGCATTCCTATGAAGATTAAATTTCGGCCTAAACCTTTCAAAATTTCGAATTTATTACTTCATAATGAGAAGTTCTGGGATACTGTCTCTACGACCTGGAAGGAGGTGATTATAGGACATCACTCTTTCATTTTGGTGAAGAAACTTAAAGCTTTGAAAAGCCCTTTGCGCAAATTGTTATACTCTCATGGTAATATCCATACAAATGTTTCAAAGTTGAGGGTGGAACTTGATGAAGTCCAGAAAGCACTTGATAAAGAACCACATAACCAGATGTTGAAAGAGGAGGAAGCTGCTTACCTGCATGCTTTTAATGATGCTTTATTGACCGAGGAACATTTTCTAAAACAAAAGGCCAAAGTTGAATGGTTAAAAGTTGGAGACTCTAACTCAGCTTACTTTCATAAGGTCGTTAAAAGTAGGGTTCAAAGAAGACGTATCGATGTAATAATGGATCCGAATGGGAATCTGCTGGACGGTGATGGCCTAATTACAGCTTTCTTGAACCATTATGAACTGTTTCTAGGAAGAGCAGGTCGAGTCACGCCTTTAAATCATGAGAATTTATTCAATAAAAAGTTATCTACTGAAGTTGCTGATCATATGATAATACCtgttgaagatgatgaagttAAAGATGTTATTTTCGCTATGGGGAATGATAAATCCCTGTGA
- the LOC122601664 gene encoding probable leucine-rich repeat receptor-like protein kinase At1g35710, which produces MLSKTSATDDFNITSLERKALLATKWWPGHLNASYHCNAWYGIICNEAGSVVSIEIYYPFNGSSEEGPHDLRSLDFSAFPNLGSLVIESFMLEGSIPEEIGLLSNLTELSLPWNRLTGMLPVSLTNLTHLEILVLFNNSFSGNIRVSLTNLTHLQLLDLSRNNFSGNIPVSLANLTHLRYLYLGRNQLTGSISPSFGSMVNLTVLDLSTNHLNASIPQELSTLQHLERLNLGDNFLDGPLSIISFRNLSKLTILNLGMNRISGPIPLGLANLTYLDSLDLNHNYLEGPLPQESENLSKLSYLDLSFNHLSGNILKFQNPCNLQHLDLSKNLLTGAITTLSFCHFLDYVDLSSNNLVGEVPFLDLKYYFTHINLSNNHLTGIFPNNLQNQYVDIDLSNNDFTRGNFTSGNFTGISAHKNNKHIVYLDIFLPLFFGVSFLILCYVLYRRKKTPTNKIHIELIKHGDVCTILNYDGTIAYEDFITVTEDFDLKYCIGTGGYGSVYEAKLPSGMVFALKKLHRFEAEQPAFDQSFKNEVQVLTNLRHKNIVKLYGFCLHNKCNFLVYEYMEKGSLFCALSNIEFAVQLDWIKRVNIVKQVAHALAYMHHDCIPPIIHRDISSNNILLNSEMEGFVADFGAARLLDCDSSNQTVVSGTLGYIAPELAYSMTVTEKCDVYSFGVVALEAICGKHPGELLSSLNRSSGKDILLDDVLDPRLPYPTDQLIRTEIARVFQLAWACILTDPKSRPTMKIISQEFSR; this is translated from the exons ATGTTATCCAAAACAAGTGCTACTGATGATTTTAACATTACTTCGTTAGAGAGAAAAGCTTTGCTTGCAACTAAATGGTGGCCGGGGCATTTAAATGCTTCATATCATTGTAATGCTTGGTACGGAATCATATGCAATGAAGCAGGAAGTGTAGTTTCTATAGAGATCTACTACCCTTTTAATGGTTCCTCTGAAGAAGGTCCACATGATCTGCGAAGCCTAGACTTTTCTGCATTTCCGAACCTTGGTAGCCTTGTCATTGAAAGCTTTATGCTTGAAGGAAGCATTCCAGAGGAGATTGGTTTGCTATCAAATCTGACTGAACTATCACTTCCTTGGAATCGCCTCACTGGTATGTTACCTGTTTCACTCACCAATCTCACCCATTTAGAAATCCTTGTTCTTTTTAACAACAGTTTCAGTGGTAACATACGAGTTTCACTCACCAATCTCACCCATTTGCAACTACTTGATCTTTCTAGGAACAATTTCAGTGGTAACATACCCGTTTCACTTGCCAATCTCACCCATTTAAGATACCTTTATCTCGGTAGAAACCAACTTACTGGTTCAATTTCACCATCTTTTGGTTCCATGGTCAATCTCACAGTACTTGACTTGAGCACAAATCACTTGAATGCATCTATCCCACAGGAACTAAGTACCTTGCAACATCTAGAAAGGCTGAACCTGGGTGACAACTTTCTGGATGGCCCACTCTCTATTATAAGTTTTCGTAATCTTAGCAAACTGACAATTTTAAACCTCGGCATGAACCGCATCAGTGGCCCCATCCCTCTAGGATTAGCAAATTTGACCTACTTAGATTCTCTCGACCTTAATCATAACTATCTTGAGGGTCCTCTTCCTCAAGAATCTGAAAATCTGTCAAAACTTTCTTATCTCGATCTTTCATTCAACCATTTGTCGGGAAACATATTGAAGTTTCAAAATCCATGTAATCTGCAGCATTTAGACCTATCTAAGAATCTTTTGACTGGGGCCATCACAACACTAAGTTTTTGCCATTTTTTGGACTATGTGGACCTTAGTAGTAATAATTTAGTAGGAGAGGTACCGTTTTTagatttaaaatattatttcacACACATTAATCTTTCTAACAATCATCTGACTGGGATCTTTCCTAATAACCTACAAAACCAGTATGTAGATATTGACTTATCAAACAATGACTTCACTAGAGGTAACTTCACTAGCGGTAACTTCACTGGAATATCTGCCCataaaaacaacaaacacattGTCTATTTGGATATTTTTCTTCCTCTCTTCTTTGGAGTTAGCTTCTTAATACTTTGTTATGTGCTTTACCGTCGTAAAAAGACCCCAACAAATAAAATTCACATTGAATTGATAAAACACGGAGATGTGTGCACGATATTGAACTACGATGGAACAATTGCATATGAAGACTTCATCACGGTTACGGAGGACTTTGACCTCAAATACTGCATTGGAACCGGTGGATATGGCAGTGTTTATGAAGCCAAACTGCCCAGTGGTATGGTATTTGCTTTAAAAAAACTCCATCGGTTTGAAGCAGAGCAACCAGCATTTGACCAGAGTTTTAAGAATGAGGTCCAAGTGCTAACCAACCTAAGGCACAAAAACATTGTGAAACTATATGGTTTTTGTTTGCATAACAAATGCAACTTCCTTGTTTATGAATACATGGAAAAGGGTAGCCTGTTCTGTGCTCTGAGTAACATTGAATTTGCCGTACAATTGGATTGGATCAAGAGGGTGAACATTGTCAAACAGGTAGCTCATGCCTTGGcatatatgcatcatgattgtatACCACCAATCATTCATAGAGACATATCAAGCAACAACATTCTATTGAACTCCGAGATGGAAGGATTTGTCGCCGATTTTGGAGCAGCGAGATTGCTCGACTGTGATTCGTCCAACCAAACGGTTGTATCTGGAACCTTGGGATACATTGCTCCAG AACTTGCGTATAGCATGACTGTGACAGAGAAATGTGACGTGTATAGCTTTGGGGTGGTGGCACTTGAAGCAATTTGTGGAAAACATCCCGGGGAACTCCTCTCGTCTTTAAACCGTTCTAGTGGTAAAGATATATTATTGGACGATGTATTGGACCCGCGACTGCCTTATCCAACCGACCAACTGATTCGTACGGAAATTGCTCGGGTCTTTCAACTAGCATGGGCATGCATTCTCACAGATCCAAAGTCTCGGCCCACGATGAAAATCATTTCACAAGAATTTTCACGTTAA